A region of Nitrospinota bacterium DNA encodes the following proteins:
- a CDS encoding sigma-70 family RNA polymerase sigma factor codes for MAEIYDLEEDSPREEVSPNGFEKASKPSVPGADYGALAPADPLQIYIQKIKQYPALTREEELELAERFRETGDKDAAFRLVTSNLMLVVKISYEFRSQFQNMMDLIQEGNYGLLRAIRKFDPFRGARLSTYASYWIRAYILKYLLDNWRLVKVGTTNVRRKLLYNLRELQAQLEEGGIEAGPKLLAERFGATEQDVIDIQQSLGVSDASLNQPVDDEGKRELGETVASQSADVSEELANRQVMEKFHAAIDKFKQTLRPVDKDLLEHRLLSDNPLTLREIGEKHGVTREAIRQAEERLMKRLKTYLAGELKDVGEVEEAPQKPRVGRNQNR; via the coding sequence ATGGCCGAAATATACGACTTGGAAGAAGACTCGCCCCGGGAAGAGGTGTCTCCCAATGGTTTTGAGAAAGCTTCAAAGCCATCTGTGCCGGGGGCGGACTATGGAGCGCTGGCGCCCGCCGACCCGCTCCAAATCTACATCCAGAAGATAAAACAATACCCGGCCCTCACCCGGGAAGAAGAGCTGGAGCTGGCCGAACGGTTCCGTGAAACGGGCGATAAGGACGCGGCGTTCCGGCTGGTTACTTCCAACCTCATGCTGGTGGTCAAAATATCGTACGAGTTCCGTTCGCAGTTCCAGAACATGATGGATCTGATTCAGGAGGGCAATTATGGGCTTCTGCGCGCCATAAGGAAGTTTGATCCGTTCCGGGGAGCCCGGCTTTCCACCTACGCCTCCTACTGGATTCGCGCCTACATTTTAAAATATCTGTTGGACAACTGGCGCCTTGTGAAAGTTGGCACCACCAACGTGCGGCGCAAACTGCTCTACAACCTGCGGGAGTTACAGGCCCAGCTGGAAGAAGGGGGTATTGAGGCCGGGCCCAAGCTATTGGCGGAACGGTTTGGCGCCACCGAGCAGGATGTTATAGACATCCAGCAGAGCCTGGGCGTTTCAGACGCGTCGCTGAACCAGCCGGTGGATGACGAGGGCAAGAGGGAGCTGGGAGAAACCGTAGCCAGCCAGTCGGCGGACGTTTCCGAGGAACTGGCCAACCGCCAGGTGATGGAAAAGTTCCACGCCGCCATTGATAAGTTCAAACAGACCCTGCGCCCGGTGGACAAAGACCTTTTGGAGCATCGCCTGCTTTCCGATAATCCCCTCACGTTACGGGAAATCGGCGAAAAACACGGCGTCACCCGCGAAGCCATACGGCAGGCCGAGGAACGGTTGATGAAACGGTTGAAAACCTACCTGGCCGGAGAGCTGAAAGATGTGGGGGAGGTGGAGGAGGCGCCTCAAAAACCCCGGGTTGGCCGAAATCAGAACCGATAA
- a CDS encoding ATP-dependent Clp protease adaptor ClpS — MTTFKPETRGQSDTLSHQSLAPLFWVVMHDDPVTTMDFVVETLIKIYGYDFQKANDVMMAIHNNGLEKVALLPLERAEFKVEITHRSARSKGFPLTCTLEPD; from the coding sequence ATGACTACTTTCAAGCCCGAAACCCGGGGTCAAAGCGATACCCTTTCACATCAAAGCCTGGCGCCCCTTTTCTGGGTGGTAATGCATGACGATCCTGTGACAACCATGGATTTTGTGGTAGAAACACTAATTAAAATATATGGTTACGATTTCCAGAAGGCTAACGACGTGATGATGGCCATCCATAACAACGGGTTGGAGAAGGTGGCGCTTTTACCACTGGAGAGGGCCGAGTTTAAGGTGGAGATCACCCATCGCTCCGCCCGGTCGAAGGGGTTTCCGTTAACCTGCACATTGGAACCGGATTGA
- a CDS encoding site-specific DNA-methyltransferase, whose product MPKKVKKYEQADPIAFYVGEDQVSYGVNKRPYSVYYDDKEHAVKLLQGNCIEILNQAREKSVDMIFADPPYFLSNGGITCQAGRMVSVNKGKWDKSSGHQENHEFNLKWLRACQRVLKPNGTIWVSGTTHVIYSIGYAMQELGYKILNDIVWYKRNPPPNLSCRYFTHSTETILWAAKNSQSKHCFNYQTMKHLNSGKQMKSLWRFDAQEEAEGADNVWGISAPNSREKKFGKHPTQKPLELLTRIILASSNEGDLVLDPFCGSSTTGVSAMLLKRSYVGIDMEEGFLALSKRRLIEAASVPLLISPAGALAFK is encoded by the coding sequence ATGCCAAAAAAAGTTAAGAAATATGAACAAGCTGATCCAATTGCTTTTTATGTTGGAGAAGATCAGGTTTCTTATGGCGTAAATAAAAGGCCATATTCCGTTTATTACGACGATAAGGAGCATGCCGTTAAGCTACTCCAAGGAAACTGTATAGAGATATTAAATCAGGCTCGTGAAAAATCGGTGGATATGATTTTTGCCGATCCTCCATATTTTCTCTCAAATGGTGGAATTACCTGTCAGGCTGGCCGAATGGTTTCAGTTAATAAGGGGAAGTGGGACAAATCTAGCGGTCATCAAGAAAACCACGAATTTAACCTCAAGTGGCTACGCGCTTGCCAGCGAGTTTTAAAACCAAATGGAACGATTTGGGTTTCTGGCACTACGCATGTTATTTATTCTATTGGATATGCGATGCAGGAGTTAGGCTATAAAATATTGAACGACATTGTTTGGTATAAAAGGAATCCCCCACCAAACCTTTCCTGCCGCTATTTTACTCACTCTACTGAAACCATTTTATGGGCCGCAAAGAACAGTCAGAGCAAGCACTGTTTTAATTACCAGACGATGAAGCATTTAAATAGCGGGAAGCAGATGAAAAGCCTGTGGAGGTTTGACGCGCAGGAGGAAGCGGAGGGTGCTGACAATGTATGGGGAATTTCCGCTCCTAACTCGCGCGAAAAAAAATTCGGCAAGCACCCGACTCAAAAACCTTTGGAGCTACTAACCCGAATCATTCTTGCATCATCCAATGAAGGCGATTTAGTTTTGGATCCTTTTTGCGGTAGCTCTACAACTGGCGTGAGTGCAATGCTTTTAAAAAGAAGCTACGTAGGGATAGATATGGAGGAGGGCTTTCTGGCGCTTTCCAAGAGACGGTTAATAGAAGCTGCATCGGTGCCATTACTTATTTCCCCAGCCGGCGCATTGGCTTTCAAATAG
- the flgB gene encoding flagellar basal body rod protein FlgB → MNENRVLIDMGLINDILHSNATPKMAQKALDIYAQRSLLITSNIANAETPGYKAVDIKPFESALKDAMESKAPMLKTNEKHLSGPMENIQNFQPEIEVSNEPGRLDGNNVNLDKEMAGLAQTSLMYQTVLTARAKRGQIINETIDQSR, encoded by the coding sequence GTGAACGAAAATAGGGTTTTAATCGACATGGGCTTGATAAACGACATATTGCACTCCAACGCCACGCCGAAGATGGCCCAGAAGGCGCTGGATATTTACGCCCAGCGCTCTTTGCTTATCACCAGCAACATAGCCAACGCGGAAACCCCGGGCTACAAAGCGGTGGACATCAAGCCCTTCGAAAGCGCTTTGAAAGACGCCATGGAGTCCAAGGCGCCCATGCTCAAAACAAACGAAAAGCATCTTTCCGGCCCAATGGAAAACATCCAGAACTTTCAGCCGGAGATAGAGGTATCCAACGAACCTGGCCGGCTGGATGGAAACAACGTTAACCTGGATAAAGAAATGGCCGGCCTTGCCCAGACCTCTCTAATGTACCAGACGGTGCTAACCGCCCGCGCCAAGCGGGGCCAGATAATTAACGAAACCATAGACCAGTCCAGATAA
- the dut gene encoding dUTP diphosphatase yields the protein MDTLKVKKLHPAAHPPEKAKPGDLGYDLFALEHVEIPHGQMKPVKTGIAVEFPEGWGGIIKDRSSMALKRITVSAGVIDHGYRGEIVILLTNSSGEDVTILQDQKIAQLIPCPVTNWKVEITGQLNDTHRGEGGFGSTGAFKNPVLTLE from the coding sequence ATGGACACTCTAAAAGTTAAAAAACTCCACCCCGCCGCCCATCCGCCGGAGAAAGCAAAACCGGGCGATTTGGGTTATGACCTGTTTGCGCTGGAGCATGTGGAAATACCCCACGGGCAGATGAAACCAGTAAAAACCGGCATTGCCGTGGAGTTCCCGGAAGGGTGGGGCGGGATAATAAAAGACCGCTCTTCCATGGCCTTAAAAAGAATCACCGTCTCCGCCGGGGTGATAGACCATGGCTACCGTGGCGAGATTGTTATCCTGCTCACGAACTCCTCTGGGGAGGATGTGACAATATTGCAGGACCAGAAAATCGCCCAGCTGATACCCTGCCCGGTAACCAACTGGAAAGTGGAGATAACCGGACAGCTAAACGACACCCATCGGGGCGAAGGTGGGTTTGGCTCCACCGGGGCGTTCAAGAACCCGGTTTTGACCTTGGAATGA
- a CDS encoding DegQ family serine endoprotease yields the protein MSQFKIYARWFSLGLILILIGAVAGAQLSKSGSSSDSISSALAPKVVAQGKDMPTTVFTDIAKNRTPAVVNISTKQKVKSRMAPEMEDERMQEFYDRFFPWYKDMPKEQVRQSLGSGFVVEEDGYILTNSHVVDQADEIIVTFGDGHNGSDTEYSAKVIGSDPKTDIAVIKVDAGKKLPTIPLGDSNTLQVGEWVMAIGNPFGFSQSVTVGIVSAKGRAIGAGPYDDFIQTDASINPGNSGGPLLNMAGEVVGINSAIFTGGFSQGNIGIGFAIPIDSVKAIYGELKVGKVSRGWLGVMIQKITPDFMKALKLKSAQGALVGDVFEKSPAESAGLKRGDVIVEFNGQPVPSSDALPKLVGALKPGVKAKVKIIRDGSEKTITLALGEMPEETEQEKPVAPAKDDLGITVEKLTPELAKRFNAESSRGVLVRNVAPQGPAAEAGVRPGDIITEVNRQPVDDLSSYKNALAKSGPAEPVLMLVKRGKSTIFIVVKPLEN from the coding sequence TTGAGCCAGTTCAAAATATACGCCAGGTGGTTTTCTTTGGGCTTGATTTTAATATTGATCGGGGCGGTGGCCGGAGCCCAGCTCTCCAAATCCGGCTCCTCATCCGATTCCATCTCCAGCGCCCTGGCGCCCAAAGTGGTGGCGCAGGGCAAAGATATGCCTACCACCGTTTTCACCGATATCGCCAAAAACAGGACCCCGGCGGTTGTAAACATCTCTACAAAACAGAAAGTGAAATCCCGCATGGCTCCTGAAATGGAAGATGAGCGCATGCAGGAATTTTACGACAGGTTTTTCCCCTGGTATAAAGACATGCCCAAAGAGCAGGTGCGCCAGAGCCTGGGTTCCGGTTTCGTGGTGGAGGAGGATGGCTACATACTGACCAACAGCCATGTGGTGGACCAGGCGGACGAGATTATCGTCACTTTCGGCGACGGGCACAACGGATCGGACACGGAATATTCCGCCAAAGTCATCGGGTCGGACCCTAAAACCGACATCGCGGTGATAAAGGTGGACGCGGGTAAAAAGCTCCCCACTATCCCTTTGGGTGACTCCAACACTCTTCAGGTGGGTGAATGGGTGATGGCCATAGGCAACCCCTTCGGGTTCTCCCAGTCGGTCACTGTGGGCATTGTATCCGCCAAGGGCCGGGCAATTGGCGCCGGGCCTTATGACGATTTTATCCAGACCGACGCTTCCATCAACCCCGGCAACTCCGGCGGCCCGCTGTTAAACATGGCTGGCGAGGTGGTGGGTATCAACTCCGCCATTTTCACCGGCGGGTTCTCCCAAGGCAACATAGGTATAGGTTTCGCCATACCTATAGACTCTGTGAAAGCCATCTATGGCGAACTGAAGGTGGGCAAAGTATCCCGAGGCTGGCTTGGGGTGATGATACAGAAGATCACGCCGGATTTCATGAAGGCGCTAAAGTTGAAATCCGCCCAGGGCGCTTTGGTGGGGGATGTATTTGAAAAATCCCCGGCGGAGTCGGCGGGCCTGAAGCGGGGCGACGTGATTGTGGAGTTCAACGGCCAGCCTGTGCCAAGTTCCGACGCTTTGCCGAAACTGGTAGGGGCTTTGAAGCCTGGCGTAAAGGCTAAAGTGAAAATTATCCGGGACGGGTCTGAAAAAACCATTACCCTGGCCTTGGGCGAAATGCCGGAAGAGACCGAGCAGGAGAAACCGGTAGCTCCAGCCAAGGACGATCTTGGCATTACGGTGGAAAAACTGACCCCCGAACTGGCCAAACGGTTCAACGCCGAAAGTTCCAGAGGGGTTTTAGTCCGTAACGTGGCGCCCCAAGGGCCTGCGGCGGAAGCGGGTGTCCGCCCCGGAGATATTATCACCGAGGTGAACCGGCAACCGGTGGACGATCTTTCGTCTTACAAAAACGCCTTGGCCAAATCCGGCCCGGCGGAGCCAGTGTTGATGCTGGTTAAACGCGGGAAAAGCACCATTTTCATCGTGGTGAAACCTTTGGAAAATTGA
- a CDS encoding MEDS domain-containing protein, translating to MCGQSFSDREDLLDTLQKLQPHDHLCLIYETREEQFNAVIPFIKVGLERNERCVYIADENTVESVLDAMRGEGINVRDALDSGALAVITKQDAYLKQGHFDPDWMINYLKNITNETLAQGYSAVRATGEMTWALGSEDGVDRLIEYEAKLNYFFPDYPLLAICQYNKNRFSPEIIRNIIYTHPYVIVGGTVARNYYFIPPDEFLKEETQSQEVERLLHNIVSREQAELKLKRANEELETAYRLLEQDIGDREQAYDTLQRERALFLGGPVVVFRWRAAEGWPVEYVSPNVFQFGYPADDFISGAVPYTKIVSEKDRERVAREVEEFSTAGVSSFEQEYRVVTYSGDERWLYDYTIIERDAKGALTHYIGYVFDVTDRVKTQEENRRVQQKILDSQKEMADVLETIGEGVVVVDSEGKITRVNRQANAIWGYSEKELLDASISLIVQPDAQDTQGRIFEDYWKASATGTRGEPIIIDGVRRDGARFPLELCVTETKPGKLYTIAARDITNRVWNERLIKEKINELEQMNRELEEFQFLASHDMQEPIRAILNYTALLKTDLAVDPPPKATEDLKFIGEAARRVKTLVDDVLSLSNAGRSTLQMNKVDLNTLLKGVIAGQSDRIKKAGAQVLVEDLPPALGDPEALWQVFANLLENALNFRGAKTPVIKVSCVHQNGMLEITFEDNGIGIDKRYLNQIFTPFKKIPAKTAHEGTGTGLTICRKLIHRHGGAIRVESEAGGGSKFIFTLKPWIDQERG from the coding sequence ATGTGCGGGCAATCGTTCAGCGATAGAGAAGACCTGCTAGACACCCTTCAGAAGTTACAACCGCACGACCATCTGTGCCTTATCTATGAAACCCGGGAAGAGCAGTTCAACGCCGTAATCCCTTTCATTAAGGTGGGGCTGGAGCGAAACGAACGTTGCGTTTACATCGCCGATGAAAACACCGTGGAGTCCGTGCTGGACGCCATGAGGGGCGAAGGGATAAATGTGCGGGACGCGCTGGATTCCGGGGCGCTGGCGGTGATAACCAAGCAAGACGCCTATCTGAAGCAGGGGCATTTCGACCCGGACTGGATGATAAATTACCTGAAAAATATCACCAATGAAACGCTGGCGCAGGGTTATTCCGCGGTGCGGGCCACCGGGGAAATGACCTGGGCGTTAGGGTCGGAAGACGGGGTGGACAGGCTTATCGAATACGAAGCCAAGCTGAACTATTTTTTCCCGGACTATCCCCTGCTGGCCATCTGCCAATACAACAAGAACAGGTTCAGCCCCGAGATAATCCGCAACATAATATATACCCACCCATATGTGATCGTCGGCGGCACGGTGGCGCGAAACTATTATTTCATCCCGCCAGACGAGTTCCTCAAAGAGGAGACCCAGTCGCAGGAGGTAGAGCGGCTACTTCACAACATAGTCTCCCGGGAGCAGGCGGAGCTGAAACTCAAGCGCGCCAATGAAGAGCTGGAGACCGCATACCGCCTGCTGGAACAGGACATCGGCGACCGTGAACAGGCCTATGATACCTTGCAAAGGGAACGGGCGCTTTTCCTGGGCGGGCCTGTGGTGGTGTTCCGCTGGCGCGCCGCCGAAGGGTGGCCAGTGGAATACGTTTCGCCCAATGTTTTCCAGTTCGGCTATCCCGCCGATGATTTCATAAGCGGCGCGGTTCCATACACCAAAATCGTGAGCGAAAAAGACAGGGAGCGGGTGGCCAGGGAGGTTGAAGAGTTTTCAACAGCTGGCGTTTCATCTTTCGAGCAGGAATACCGGGTTGTCACCTATTCCGGCGATGAAAGATGGCTGTATGACTACACCATTATTGAGCGCGACGCCAAAGGCGCATTGACCCATTATATAGGCTACGTTTTCGACGTGACCGACAGGGTTAAGACCCAGGAGGAAAACCGGCGCGTCCAGCAAAAAATACTGGACTCGCAAAAAGAGATGGCCGATGTGCTTGAAACCATCGGTGAAGGGGTTGTTGTGGTCGATTCGGAAGGCAAAATAACCCGCGTCAACCGCCAGGCTAACGCCATTTGGGGGTACAGCGAGAAAGAGCTTCTGGACGCCAGCATTTCACTTATCGTCCAGCCGGACGCGCAAGACACCCAGGGAAGGATCTTCGAGGATTATTGGAAAGCAAGCGCCACGGGTACTCGGGGTGAGCCGATAATCATAGACGGTGTGCGAAGGGACGGGGCCCGGTTCCCGCTGGAATTGTGCGTTACCGAAACCAAGCCCGGCAAGCTATATACCATCGCCGCACGGGATATAACCAACAGGGTGTGGAACGAACGGCTGATAAAGGAAAAAATAAACGAGCTGGAGCAGATGAACAGGGAACTGGAGGAGTTCCAGTTCCTTGCCAGCCACGACATGCAAGAGCCCATCAGGGCCATCTTGAACTATACAGCCCTGCTAAAGACCGACCTGGCAGTGGATCCGCCGCCAAAGGCGACTGAGGATTTAAAGTTCATTGGCGAAGCGGCCCGCCGGGTGAAAACCCTGGTTGACGATGTTTTAAGCCTCTCCAACGCGGGCAGATCCACCTTGCAAATGAACAAGGTGGATCTAAACACCTTACTCAAGGGGGTTATCGCCGGCCAGTCGGACAGGATTAAAAAAGCGGGCGCGCAAGTGTTGGTGGAAGATCTACCTCCGGCATTGGGGGATCCGGAGGCGTTATGGCAAGTATTCGCCAACCTTCTGGAAAACGCCTTGAATTTCCGTGGGGCCAAAACGCCTGTCATTAAAGTGTCCTGCGTCCATCAGAACGGAATGCTGGAAATTACTTTCGAAGACAATGGAATAGGCATCGACAAAAGGTATTTAAACCAGATATTCACACCGTTTAAAAAGATCCCCGCTAAAACCGCCCATGAAGGGACTGGCACGGGCCTTACCATATGCCGCAAGCTTATTCACCGGCATGGAGGCGCTATCAGGGTGGAGTCGGAAGCGGGGGGTGGCTCCAAATTCATATTCACCTTAAAGCCCTGGATTGACCAAGAAAGAGGCTGA
- a CDS encoding GAF domain-containing protein, whose product MDDKLQKVNFLGQYLAASRSEEQILEMAILISHDVLGYDHAIIRLLKGDELVSRISIGFPREAEDLIIHLDEGISGEAARTGKSILVEDTLKDHRFIKGVENCRSELCVPLKYNEKTIGIFNVESEQPAFFSETDLRLLETLASQIAVSLETERLREELNRAEKLSVVGSMASSILHDIRNDIHQLHIASDLLRKPDMPADRAAKVAELVRKAGDNIYGLIEDIFDFVKTGHAKLFRTSTDLRYALEGVVEQVRSFAEPNVEILFDAEPGIEISMDQRRFRRVLLNLCRNAVEAMPNGGTLVISAARSSGGVVLKVADTGVGIDRQNLAKIWEPLFTHGKKEGTGLGMAIVKQIVEDHNWKIDVDSEPGKGTEFTIFMS is encoded by the coding sequence ATGGACGACAAGCTTCAGAAAGTCAATTTCCTGGGCCAATACCTGGCCGCCTCCCGGTCGGAAGAGCAGATTCTGGAAATGGCCATCCTCATATCCCACGACGTGTTGGGTTACGACCATGCCATTATCCGCCTGCTGAAAGGGGACGAGCTGGTTTCCAGGATATCCATAGGGTTCCCCCGGGAAGCGGAGGACTTGATAATCCATCTGGACGAGGGGATAAGCGGCGAGGCGGCCCGCACAGGCAAATCCATCCTGGTAGAGGACACGTTAAAAGACCACAGGTTCATAAAAGGTGTGGAAAACTGCCGCTCGGAACTGTGTGTCCCCTTAAAATACAACGAGAAGACCATAGGCATCTTCAACGTGGAAAGCGAACAGCCCGCTTTCTTTTCCGAGACGGACTTGCGCCTGCTGGAAACCCTGGCCTCCCAGATTGCGGTGTCGCTGGAGACTGAACGCCTGCGGGAAGAGCTTAACCGCGCCGAGAAACTTTCGGTGGTGGGTAGCATGGCATCTTCCATCCTGCACGACATACGGAATGACATCCATCAGCTTCATATAGCCTCCGACCTTCTGCGGAAGCCGGATATGCCAGCGGACCGGGCCGCCAAGGTGGCCGAGCTGGTCCGCAAGGCGGGGGATAACATATACGGCCTCATTGAAGACATATTCGATTTCGTTAAAACTGGCCACGCCAAACTGTTCAGGACCAGCACAGACCTGCGCTATGCCCTGGAAGGGGTGGTGGAGCAGGTGCGTAGTTTCGCAGAGCCCAACGTGGAAATATTGTTCGACGCCGAGCCGGGTATCGAGATTTCCATGGATCAGCGCAGGTTCCGCCGGGTACTGCTGAACCTTTGCCGGAACGCCGTGGAGGCCATGCCCAACGGCGGAACGCTTGTCATATCCGCCGCCAGGTCCAGCGGCGGCGTGGTTTTAAAAGTGGCCGATACCGGCGTGGGGATAGACCGGCAAAACCTGGCGAAGATTTGGGAGCCACTGTTCACCCACGGTAAAAAAGAGGGCACCGGGCTGGGCATGGCAATCGTCAAACAGATCGTGGAGGATCATAACTGGAAGATAGACGTGGACTCGGAACCGGGCAAGGGAACGGAATTTACGATTTTCATGTCATGA
- a CDS encoding trypsin-like peptidase domain-containing protein, whose translation MEKVGLSVVNISTSRSAVANPFRGRSPLSDFFGRATPQPAERESLGSGVIIRPEGYILTNNHVIDGATEIRVSLADDRAFPAEVVGTDPSLDLAVIKVNAKSPLPAAPIGKSSDLMIGETIIAIGNPFGLTHTVTTGVLSATGRSIQGENDRLYHDFLQIDASINPGNSGGALVNINGELIGITTAVFRPAEGIGFAVPIDKAKAIINDLINYGKVTRPFFGFYVRDISSDLRARLGWREKGGALVTKVFAGGPAATAGLAPGDIISTMNGKKITDKDDLYSRLSSWTEGGKLSFTVFRSPKLLEISIRGTKMTGPLAEKIGYEWLGIQLTPVDARTATRLKLPTAKGLLITKLDNARLLARTGVKAGDVLRRINLTQTNTMADYRSAIIDSQAMGGAVVYIQRDQFVYQITVGD comes from the coding sequence GTGGAAAAGGTCGGCCTGTCGGTGGTGAACATCAGCACATCACGGAGCGCGGTCGCCAATCCTTTCCGGGGCAGAAGCCCGTTGAGCGATTTTTTTGGCCGGGCTACTCCTCAGCCTGCGGAAAGGGAATCGCTGGGTTCCGGCGTTATCATCCGTCCGGAGGGGTACATCCTTACCAACAACCATGTGATAGACGGAGCCACGGAGATTCGCGTATCCCTGGCGGACGACCGGGCTTTCCCCGCCGAAGTGGTGGGGACGGACCCAAGTTTGGACCTGGCGGTGATAAAAGTGAACGCCAAATCCCCTCTGCCAGCGGCGCCTATCGGCAAATCCAGCGACCTTATGATTGGCGAAACCATAATCGCCATTGGCAACCCCTTTGGTTTGACCCACACAGTTACCACCGGGGTGCTTTCCGCCACGGGCAGGAGCATACAGGGGGAAAACGACCGTTTGTACCACGATTTTCTCCAGATTGACGCTTCCATCAATCCCGGTAATTCCGGCGGCGCGCTTGTGAACATCAACGGCGAGCTTATAGGGATAACCACCGCGGTGTTCAGGCCCGCGGAGGGCATTGGTTTCGCTGTCCCCATAGACAAGGCCAAGGCCATAATCAACGACCTTATCAACTACGGCAAAGTTACCCGGCCCTTCTTCGGATTCTATGTCCGGGATATTTCCAGCGACCTTCGCGCCCGGTTGGGCTGGCGGGAAAAAGGGGGCGCGCTGGTGACCAAAGTATTCGCTGGCGGCCCCGCCGCCACAGCCGGGCTTGCGCCTGGGGACATCATTTCCACCATGAACGGTAAGAAGATCACCGATAAGGACGATCTTTACTCCAGGTTATCGTCGTGGACTGAAGGAGGCAAATTATCTTTTACGGTGTTCCGGTCCCCTAAATTGCTGGAGATTTCCATCAGGGGGACAAAGATGACCGGGCCGCTGGCCGAGAAAATAGGTTATGAATGGCTGGGCATCCAGTTGACCCCGGTGGACGCCAGAACCGCCACCCGGCTTAAGCTTCCCACCGCCAAGGGGCTTCTTATCACAAAACTTGATAACGCCAGATTGCTGGCCCGCACCGGGGTGAAGGCGGGGGATGTACTCCGGCGCATAAATTTGACCCAGACTAATACCATGGCCGATTACCGTTCCGCCATTATAGACAGCCAGGCCATGGGCGGCGCAGTTGTATATATCCAGCGGGACCAGTTCGTTTACCAGATCACCGTTGGGGATTGA
- the fliE gene encoding flagellar hook-basal body complex protein FliE produces MADLKIFGNMEPIGSALKLPKPTAKPEGKSFADTLSESIKEVNQMQNDADRAIEDLVTGKSKNIHETMITLSKAEVAMKLTLQVRNKVVEAYKEVLNTGM; encoded by the coding sequence ATGGCCGATCTTAAGATATTTGGCAACATGGAGCCTATCGGCTCCGCGCTGAAACTTCCAAAACCCACAGCCAAACCCGAAGGGAAATCTTTCGCGGACACCCTTTCCGAATCCATCAAGGAAGTGAACCAGATGCAGAACGACGCCGACCGCGCCATAGAGGATCTGGTAACCGGCAAGAGCAAGAACATCCACGAAACCATGATTACCTTGAGCAAGGCCGAGGTTGCCATGAAGCTCACCCTGCAGGTGCGCAACAAGGTGGTGGAAGCCTATAAAGAGGTGCTGAACACCGGCATGTAG
- a CDS encoding ribbon-helix-helix domain-containing protein codes for MAKSIEQEKKVPVTTHLYQRQIDQLNEVARELKVTKAVLFREAIEQLLKRYEEKQLNIGIK; via the coding sequence ATGGCAAAAAGCATTGAGCAGGAGAAAAAAGTCCCTGTAACCACCCATTTGTATCAACGCCAGATTGATCAACTGAACGAGGTGGCCAGGGAGCTTAAGGTCACGAAGGCTGTCCTTTTCAGGGAGGCCATTGAGCAGTTGCTCAAGCGATACGAAGAGAAACAGTTGAATATAGGCATCAAATGA
- a CDS encoding response regulator, translated as MKTYAGPAVILLAEDNLADQELTRRVLDDSKIVNELFIVEDGVEALNYLRNEGKYTDKARHPLPDLILLDINMPRMDGKQTLMEIKKDPILRAIPVIMLTTSNHERDVIDSYKLGVNAYITKPVDFDQFINSIQRLKEFWLVVVTLPPH; from the coding sequence ATGAAAACTTACGCGGGCCCGGCGGTGATACTGCTGGCCGAGGATAATCTGGCGGATCAGGAGTTGACCCGAAGGGTTTTGGACGATTCCAAAATAGTGAATGAGCTTTTCATCGTAGAAGATGGCGTGGAAGCCCTGAACTACCTTCGGAACGAGGGGAAATATACCGACAAGGCCCGCCACCCCCTGCCAGACCTTATCCTGCTGGACATAAACATGCCCCGGATGGATGGTAAACAGACGCTTATGGAAATAAAGAAAGATCCCATCCTGCGGGCCATCCCGGTGATTATGCTCACCACCTCCAATCATGAAAGGGATGTTATAGATTCCTACAAACTGGGGGTGAACGCTTATATAACCAAGCCTGTGGATTTCGACCAGTTCATCAACAGCATCCAGCGGCTAAAGGAGTTTTGGCTGGTGGTGGTGACCCTGCCTCCGCATTAG